The following are from one region of the Ornithorhynchus anatinus isolate Pmale09 chromosome X1, mOrnAna1.pri.v4, whole genome shotgun sequence genome:
- the RIPOR1 gene encoding rho family-interacting cell polarization regulator 1 isoform X2 — translation MNGRKRGSPSRTHSMMSLSVRPQRRLLSGRVSRSQSFAGVVSAQERGPRSLPVFSPPIPPRKPPAVSRVSRMFSMAHKTPPPKVPQPERLDQVYEALKRGLTAYLEVHQLEQEKLNIQIRESKRNSRLGFVYDLDKQVKSIERFLRRLEFHASKIDELYEGYCIQRRLRDGAQNMVRAYSTGSPGSREARDSLAEASRGHREYTESMCLLESELEGQLGEFHIKMKGLAGFARLCAGDQYEICMKYGRQRWKLRGRIEGSGKQVWDSEEMVFLPLLTEFLSIKVTELKSLANHVVVGSVACETRDLFAARPQVVAVDINDLGTIKLSLEVTWNPFDKDDQPSAASTVTKASTVSKRLSAYSQSPPDTPSLREQAFYNMLRRQEELENGAAWSLSSESSDDSSSPQLSGAARLAPPPRPLVQQAAPPAIHIAFSRPESIQPKGQGVAPEEEEEEEEESPSAAPVTGMANGHVPYSRTLSHISEVSLDAVLTDTHLGLEPSTTESLARGEPDWGPALVHPVPSPLDPAPQHTAPSHPDPAPLHTTSTHPNPAPQQTAPSHSDFAPLTTVSSPPDPAPLPTAPSHSGSAPPPTTPSHPDPALPTTAPSHPEPAPLTAAPSHPGPAPLTTAPSHPDPAPLTTASSHPDPAPSKPDSVPPHAGPILSLSEPATLSLGPTSSPPGPSKHDSSHSDTATLHASSVPSYPVPSEPTDTCRDPSPFHLNPAPSPCLPEPGFSLCPGAPGEQEEAQEATVEAGAPLLPISPSGTAEKGVREGSAPIPSPFQAGQVSPGGTQAGPADTPRLKPTDLGLEEALSTLSSALDDYRGQFPELQGLEQEVKRLEGILMRQGTSRSRASSLSLTVEHALESFSFLNTPDSDSDADPNTEEDGLGAPGDPQLSVLGLGLEARGSVCEDGPDPRTPDPLSTGCESLDAALVLHLQHCSRLLLKLGTFGPLRCREATALERLLREAQVLELMCQLSGGQAIAATSAQEVVQFSIPRPGFLPFWDECVEGSGLFVCPAERLLRTFCHQHGPRLAPRQPGLPEAVGMKLLEDALGERLPRRPSPGPGPQITLFQFWSHIEALGPSSLEAFATETAEEVVLVRNLLSDDQAVVLRALQRAPEQQLQREGLRALSSLLVHGNGRVIGAVSNQLRSLALGPIFRQRALLCFLDQLEDEEAQIRVAGCVALGCLRAPEGIEPLVYLCQTDKEAVREAARQSLLQCGEDGKSAYRRLEESLDTLPRIFGPGSMASTAF, via the exons ggAGCCCCTCCCGAACCCACTCTATGATGTCCCTGTCCGTGCGGCCTCAGCGTCGGCTTCTCAGCGGCCGGGTCAGTAGGAGCCAGTCCTTTGCCGGGGTTGTCAGCGCCCAGGAACGAGGGCCCAG GAGCCTGCCTGTCTTCAGTCCGCCCATACCCCCACGTAAGCCTCCTGCAGTTTCGCGGGTCTCCAGAATGTTCTCCATGGCACACAAGACCCCCCCACCAAAGGTGCCACAGCCTGAGCGGCTGGACCAGGTGTACGAAGCACTCAAGAGGGGACTAAC gGCCTATCTGGAAGTCCATCAGTTGGAGCAGGAGAAGCTGAACATCCAGATCCGTGAATCCAAGAGGAATTCCCGGCTG GGCTTTGTCTATGACCTTGACAAG CAAGTCAAatccattgagcgcttcctgcgacGGCTTGAGTTTCACGCCAGCAAG ATCGATGAGCTTTACGAAGGATACTGCATTCAGCGAAGACTTCGGGATGGGGCCCAAAACATGGTGCGGGCATACAGCACGGGCTCCCCTGGGAGCAGGGAGGCCCGGGACAGCCTGGCAGAGGCTAGCAGGGGCCATCGTGAGTacacggag AGCATGTGCCTCCTGGAGAGTGAGCTGGAGGGTCAGCTGGGGGAGTTCCACATCAAAATGAAAG gCCTGGCTGGCTTTGCCCGGCTTTGTGCTGGGGACCAGTATGAG ATCTGCATGAAGTATGGGCGGCAGCGCTGGAAGCTGCGGGGGCGCATTGAGGGCAGCGGGAAGCAGGTGTGGGACAGTGAAGAGATGGTCTTTCTGCCTCTGCTCACCGAGTTCCTCTCCATCAAG gtgacagagctgaagAGCCTGGCAAACCACGTAGTGGTGGGCAGTGTGGCTTGTGAGACCAGGGATCTATTTGCGGCCCGACCCCAAGTGGTGGCTGTGGACATCAACGACCTGGGCACTATCAAGCTCAGCTTAGAAGTCACCTGGAA ccccttcGACAAAGACGACCAGCCTTCAGCTGCCAGCACAGTCACCAAGGCCTCCACAGTCAGCAAGCGCCTCTCCGCCTACAGCCAGAGCCCCCCCGACACCCCCTCCCTGAGAGAACAGGCCTTTTAT AACATGCTGCGACGTCAGGAGGAGTTGGAGAATGGAGCAGCCTGGTCGCTGTCATCTGAGTCATCTGATGACTCGTCCAGCCCCCAGCTCTCTGGGGCCGCTCGCCTGGCTCCACCTCCCCGGCCGCTGGTCCAGCAGGCTGCACCTCCTGCCATCCATATTGCCTTCTCGCGGCCCGAGTCCATCCAACCCAAGGGTCAAGGAGttgccccggaggaggaggaggaggaagaggaagagtctcCAAGCGCAGCTCCAGTCACGGGGATGGCGAATGGGCATGTGCCCTACAGCCGGACGCTGAGCCACATCAGTGAAGTCAGCTTGGATGCCGTACTGACCGACACCCACCTAGGATTGGAGCCCAGCACCACTGAGAGCTTGGCCAGAGGGGAGCCAGACTGGGGCCCTGCTCTTGTGCACCCTGTTCCCTCACCCTTGGACCCTGCCCCCCAGCACACTGCCCCCTCTCACCCGGACCCTGCCCCCCTACACACCACCTCCACTCACCCGAACCCTGCCCCCCAGCAAACTGCCCCCTCTCACTCAGACTTTGCCCCCCTGACCACCGTTTCCTCTCCCCCagaccctgcccccctgcccaccGCCCCCTCTCACTCAggctctgccccccctcccaccaccccttctCACCCGGATCCTGCTCTCCCGACCACTGCCCCCTCTCACCCAGAACCTGCCCCCCTGACCGCTGCCCCCTctcacccaggccctgcccctctgACTACTGCCCCCTCTCACCCAGACCCTGCCCCCCTGACCACTGCCTCCTCTCACCCAGACCCTGCCCCTTCCAAGCCAGATTCTGTCCCTCCGCATGCAGGCCCTATCCTCTCACTCTCAGAACCTGCTACCTTGAGCCTGGGCCCTACCTCTTCACCCCCAGGCCCCTCCAAACATGATTCTTCCCACTCAGACACTGCTACTTTGCATGCAAGCTCTGTTCCCTCATACCCTGTCCCCTCAGAACCTACAGACACCTGCCGGGACCCCTCCCCCTTTCACCTAaatcctgccccctctccctgcctcccagagcCTGGCTTCTCCCTGTGCCCTGGGGCTccaggagagcaggaggaagctCAGGAGGCCACTGTAGAGGCCGGAgcccccctccttcccatttcccctaGTGGGACAGCTGAGAAGGGGGTCAGAGAGGGCTCGgctcccattccctcccctttccaggccGGGCAGGTGTCCCCAGGAGGGACCCAGGCTGGGCCGGCAGACACCCCCCGGCTGAAACCCACAGACTTAGGGCTGGAGGAGGCCCTGAGCACCCTGAGCTCAGCCCTGGATGACTATCGGGGCCAGTTCCCCGAGTTGCAGGGCCTAGAGCAGGAGGTCAAGCGGCTGGAAGGCATTCTCATG AGACAGGGAACATCCCGCAGCCGAGCCTCCAGCCTCAGCCTCACTGTGGAACATGCCTTGGaaagtttcagttttctcaacaccCCCGACTCCGACTCTGATGCTGACCCCAACACCGAGGAAGATGGCCTGGGAGCCCCGGGGGACCC GCAGCTGAGTGTCTTGGGGCTTGGGCTTGAGGCCAGGGGTAGTGTCTGTGAGGATgggccggacccccggacccccgaccccctcagTACGGGCTGCGAGTCCCTGGACGCAGCCCTGGTTCTGCATCTGCAGCATTGCAGCCGACTCTTGCTG AAGCTGGGCACCTTTGGGCCACTGAGGTGCCGGGAAGCCACGGCGCTGGAGCGGCTGCTGCGAGAGGCTCAGGTGCTAGAGCTTATGTGCCAGCTCAGCGGGGGTCAGGCAATCGCAGCCACCTCAGCTCAGGAAG tggTGCAGTTCTCCATCCCGAGGCCTGGCTTCCTGCCCTTCTGGGATGAGTGCGTGGAGGGCTCGGGCCTATTTGTCTGTCCTGCAGAGCGTCTTCTTCGCACCTTCTGCCACCAGCATGGTCCCCGCCTTGCTCCCCGCCAGCCAGGCCTGCCCGAGGCCG TGGGCATGAAGCTGCTGGAGGATGCACTAGGGGAGCGCCTGCCACGTCGGCCTAGCCCAGGTCCGGGCCCTCAGATCACCCTGTTCCAGTTCTGGAGCCACATTGAGGCCCTGGGTCCCTCATCTCTGGAGGCCTTTGCCACTGAAACTGCAGAGGAAG TCGTGTTGGTGCGTAATCTTCTGTCGGATGACCAGGCTGTGGTGCTGCGGGCCCTGCAGCGGGCACCAGAACAGCAACTCCAGCGAGAAGGACTGCGGGCACTGAGCTCCCTGCTTGTTCACGGCAATGGCCGAGTGATAGGTGCAGTGTCCAATCAACTGCGCAGCCTGGCGCTCGGCCCCATCTTCCGCCAGAGg GCTCTGCTGTGTTTTTTGGACCAACTAGAAGATGAGGAGGCCCAGATCCGTGTGGctggctgtgtggctctgggctgTCTCAGG GCCCCAGAGGGCATTGAGCCGTTGGTGTATCTGTGCCAAACTGACAAGGAGGCAGTGAGGGAAGCTGCCCGGCAGAGTCTCCTGCAGTGTG GAGAGGATGGGAAGTCTGCGTACCGGCGGCTGGAGGAGTCGCTGGACACGCTGCCTAGGATCTTTGGACCGGGCAGCATGGCCAGCACTGCATTCTAA
- the RIPOR1 gene encoding rho family-interacting cell polarization regulator 1 isoform X1, with protein MNGRKRGSPSRTHSMMSLSVRPQRRLLSGRVSRSQSFAGVVSAQERGPRSLPVFSPPIPPRKPPAVSRVSRMFSMAHKTPPPKVPQPERLDQVYEALKRGLTAYLEVHQLEQEKLNIQIRESKRNSRLGFVYDLDKQVKSIERFLRRLEFHASKIDELYEGYCIQRRLRDGAQNMVRAYSTGSPGSREARDSLAEASRGHREYTESMCLLESELEGQLGEFHIKMKGLAGFARLCAGDQYEICMKYGRQRWKLRGRIEGSGKQVWDSEEMVFLPLLTEFLSIKVTELKSLANHVVVGSVACETRDLFAARPQVVAVDINDLGTIKLSLEVTWNPFDKDDQPSAASTVTKASTVSKRLSAYSQSPPDTPSLREQAFYNMLRRQEELENGAAWSLSSESSDDSSSPQLSGAARLAPPPRPLVQQAAPPAIHIAFSRPESIQPKGQGVAPEEEEEEEEESPSAAPVTGMANGHVPYSRTLSHISEVSLDAVLTDTHLGLEPSTTESLARGEPDWGPALVHPVPSPLDPAPQHTAPSHPDPAPLHTTSTHPNPAPQQTAPSHSDFAPLTTVSSPPDPAPLPTAPSHSGSAPPPTTPSHPDPALPTTAPSHPEPAPLTAAPSHPGPAPLTTAPSHPDPAPLTTASSHPDPAPSKPDSVPPHAGPILSLSEPATLSLGPTSSPPGPSKHDSSHSDTATLHASSVPSYPVPSEPTDTCRDPSPFHLNPAPSPCLPEPGFSLCPGAPGEQEEAQEATVEAGAPLLPISPSGTAEKGVREGSAPIPSPFQAGQVSPGGTQAGPADTPRLKPTDLGLEEALSTLSSALDDYRGQFPELQGLEQEVKRLEGILMQRQGTSRSRASSLSLTVEHALESFSFLNTPDSDSDADPNTEEDGLGAPGDPQLSVLGLGLEARGSVCEDGPDPRTPDPLSTGCESLDAALVLHLQHCSRLLLKLGTFGPLRCREATALERLLREAQVLELMCQLSGGQAIAATSAQEVVQFSIPRPGFLPFWDECVEGSGLFVCPAERLLRTFCHQHGPRLAPRQPGLPEAVGMKLLEDALGERLPRRPSPGPGPQITLFQFWSHIEALGPSSLEAFATETAEEVVLVRNLLSDDQAVVLRALQRAPEQQLQREGLRALSSLLVHGNGRVIGAVSNQLRSLALGPIFRQRALLCFLDQLEDEEAQIRVAGCVALGCLRAPEGIEPLVYLCQTDKEAVREAARQSLLQCGEDGKSAYRRLEESLDTLPRIFGPGSMASTAF; from the exons ggAGCCCCTCCCGAACCCACTCTATGATGTCCCTGTCCGTGCGGCCTCAGCGTCGGCTTCTCAGCGGCCGGGTCAGTAGGAGCCAGTCCTTTGCCGGGGTTGTCAGCGCCCAGGAACGAGGGCCCAG GAGCCTGCCTGTCTTCAGTCCGCCCATACCCCCACGTAAGCCTCCTGCAGTTTCGCGGGTCTCCAGAATGTTCTCCATGGCACACAAGACCCCCCCACCAAAGGTGCCACAGCCTGAGCGGCTGGACCAGGTGTACGAAGCACTCAAGAGGGGACTAAC gGCCTATCTGGAAGTCCATCAGTTGGAGCAGGAGAAGCTGAACATCCAGATCCGTGAATCCAAGAGGAATTCCCGGCTG GGCTTTGTCTATGACCTTGACAAG CAAGTCAAatccattgagcgcttcctgcgacGGCTTGAGTTTCACGCCAGCAAG ATCGATGAGCTTTACGAAGGATACTGCATTCAGCGAAGACTTCGGGATGGGGCCCAAAACATGGTGCGGGCATACAGCACGGGCTCCCCTGGGAGCAGGGAGGCCCGGGACAGCCTGGCAGAGGCTAGCAGGGGCCATCGTGAGTacacggag AGCATGTGCCTCCTGGAGAGTGAGCTGGAGGGTCAGCTGGGGGAGTTCCACATCAAAATGAAAG gCCTGGCTGGCTTTGCCCGGCTTTGTGCTGGGGACCAGTATGAG ATCTGCATGAAGTATGGGCGGCAGCGCTGGAAGCTGCGGGGGCGCATTGAGGGCAGCGGGAAGCAGGTGTGGGACAGTGAAGAGATGGTCTTTCTGCCTCTGCTCACCGAGTTCCTCTCCATCAAG gtgacagagctgaagAGCCTGGCAAACCACGTAGTGGTGGGCAGTGTGGCTTGTGAGACCAGGGATCTATTTGCGGCCCGACCCCAAGTGGTGGCTGTGGACATCAACGACCTGGGCACTATCAAGCTCAGCTTAGAAGTCACCTGGAA ccccttcGACAAAGACGACCAGCCTTCAGCTGCCAGCACAGTCACCAAGGCCTCCACAGTCAGCAAGCGCCTCTCCGCCTACAGCCAGAGCCCCCCCGACACCCCCTCCCTGAGAGAACAGGCCTTTTAT AACATGCTGCGACGTCAGGAGGAGTTGGAGAATGGAGCAGCCTGGTCGCTGTCATCTGAGTCATCTGATGACTCGTCCAGCCCCCAGCTCTCTGGGGCCGCTCGCCTGGCTCCACCTCCCCGGCCGCTGGTCCAGCAGGCTGCACCTCCTGCCATCCATATTGCCTTCTCGCGGCCCGAGTCCATCCAACCCAAGGGTCAAGGAGttgccccggaggaggaggaggaggaagaggaagagtctcCAAGCGCAGCTCCAGTCACGGGGATGGCGAATGGGCATGTGCCCTACAGCCGGACGCTGAGCCACATCAGTGAAGTCAGCTTGGATGCCGTACTGACCGACACCCACCTAGGATTGGAGCCCAGCACCACTGAGAGCTTGGCCAGAGGGGAGCCAGACTGGGGCCCTGCTCTTGTGCACCCTGTTCCCTCACCCTTGGACCCTGCCCCCCAGCACACTGCCCCCTCTCACCCGGACCCTGCCCCCCTACACACCACCTCCACTCACCCGAACCCTGCCCCCCAGCAAACTGCCCCCTCTCACTCAGACTTTGCCCCCCTGACCACCGTTTCCTCTCCCCCagaccctgcccccctgcccaccGCCCCCTCTCACTCAggctctgccccccctcccaccaccccttctCACCCGGATCCTGCTCTCCCGACCACTGCCCCCTCTCACCCAGAACCTGCCCCCCTGACCGCTGCCCCCTctcacccaggccctgcccctctgACTACTGCCCCCTCTCACCCAGACCCTGCCCCCCTGACCACTGCCTCCTCTCACCCAGACCCTGCCCCTTCCAAGCCAGATTCTGTCCCTCCGCATGCAGGCCCTATCCTCTCACTCTCAGAACCTGCTACCTTGAGCCTGGGCCCTACCTCTTCACCCCCAGGCCCCTCCAAACATGATTCTTCCCACTCAGACACTGCTACTTTGCATGCAAGCTCTGTTCCCTCATACCCTGTCCCCTCAGAACCTACAGACACCTGCCGGGACCCCTCCCCCTTTCACCTAaatcctgccccctctccctgcctcccagagcCTGGCTTCTCCCTGTGCCCTGGGGCTccaggagagcaggaggaagctCAGGAGGCCACTGTAGAGGCCGGAgcccccctccttcccatttcccctaGTGGGACAGCTGAGAAGGGGGTCAGAGAGGGCTCGgctcccattccctcccctttccaggccGGGCAGGTGTCCCCAGGAGGGACCCAGGCTGGGCCGGCAGACACCCCCCGGCTGAAACCCACAGACTTAGGGCTGGAGGAGGCCCTGAGCACCCTGAGCTCAGCCCTGGATGACTATCGGGGCCAGTTCCCCGAGTTGCAGGGCCTAGAGCAGGAGGTCAAGCGGCTGGAAGGCATTCTCATG CAGAGACAGGGAACATCCCGCAGCCGAGCCTCCAGCCTCAGCCTCACTGTGGAACATGCCTTGGaaagtttcagttttctcaacaccCCCGACTCCGACTCTGATGCTGACCCCAACACCGAGGAAGATGGCCTGGGAGCCCCGGGGGACCC GCAGCTGAGTGTCTTGGGGCTTGGGCTTGAGGCCAGGGGTAGTGTCTGTGAGGATgggccggacccccggacccccgaccccctcagTACGGGCTGCGAGTCCCTGGACGCAGCCCTGGTTCTGCATCTGCAGCATTGCAGCCGACTCTTGCTG AAGCTGGGCACCTTTGGGCCACTGAGGTGCCGGGAAGCCACGGCGCTGGAGCGGCTGCTGCGAGAGGCTCAGGTGCTAGAGCTTATGTGCCAGCTCAGCGGGGGTCAGGCAATCGCAGCCACCTCAGCTCAGGAAG tggTGCAGTTCTCCATCCCGAGGCCTGGCTTCCTGCCCTTCTGGGATGAGTGCGTGGAGGGCTCGGGCCTATTTGTCTGTCCTGCAGAGCGTCTTCTTCGCACCTTCTGCCACCAGCATGGTCCCCGCCTTGCTCCCCGCCAGCCAGGCCTGCCCGAGGCCG TGGGCATGAAGCTGCTGGAGGATGCACTAGGGGAGCGCCTGCCACGTCGGCCTAGCCCAGGTCCGGGCCCTCAGATCACCCTGTTCCAGTTCTGGAGCCACATTGAGGCCCTGGGTCCCTCATCTCTGGAGGCCTTTGCCACTGAAACTGCAGAGGAAG TCGTGTTGGTGCGTAATCTTCTGTCGGATGACCAGGCTGTGGTGCTGCGGGCCCTGCAGCGGGCACCAGAACAGCAACTCCAGCGAGAAGGACTGCGGGCACTGAGCTCCCTGCTTGTTCACGGCAATGGCCGAGTGATAGGTGCAGTGTCCAATCAACTGCGCAGCCTGGCGCTCGGCCCCATCTTCCGCCAGAGg GCTCTGCTGTGTTTTTTGGACCAACTAGAAGATGAGGAGGCCCAGATCCGTGTGGctggctgtgtggctctgggctgTCTCAGG GCCCCAGAGGGCATTGAGCCGTTGGTGTATCTGTGCCAAACTGACAAGGAGGCAGTGAGGGAAGCTGCCCGGCAGAGTCTCCTGCAGTGTG GAGAGGATGGGAAGTCTGCGTACCGGCGGCTGGAGGAGTCGCTGGACACGCTGCCTAGGATCTTTGGACCGGGCAGCATGGCCAGCACTGCATTCTAA